A genomic region of Candidatus Pseudomonas phytovorans contains the following coding sequences:
- the hrpB gene encoding ATP-dependent helicase HrpB has translation MISLPIDAVLPALRQALEKRDEAVLEAPPGAGKTTRVPLALLNEPWLAGQTILMLEPRRLAARAAAERLASELGEQVGETVGYRIRLDSKVGPKTRIEVVTEGILTRRLQSDPALEGVGLLIFDEFHERSLDADLALALSLNGRELLRDDPPLKIMLMSATLEGERLSRLLDGAPVVSSEGRMHPVDIRWGRPFQPGEFIEPRVVDSVLQALADQAGSVLVFLPGQAEIRRVHQSLQEALGERPEILLCPLHGELDLNAQRAAIDPAPKGQRKVVLATNIAETSLTIDGVRVVIDAGLARVPRFDPGSGMTRLDTQRISRASATQRAGRAGRLEPGVCYRLWSEAQHDQLAAHGSAEILQADLAGLALQLARWGVAPHHLRWLDQPPSAAFSQAQDLLARLGAFKPGSRDTLSGHGQAMAELPAHPRIAHLLLRGQSLGLAAMACDVAALLGERDILRGGGADLHSRLALVSGESKANRGGQGGVQRARQLARQYRGLLRGKAGAAVADPNHPRWLGALLALAYPDRVAQQRREGGAEYRLANGRAALFGEVDALMKHPWLVIADLGSRQGQREERIYLAAEFDPALLDDVLAEQVECVDLLDWDEREQVLRAERQTKVGELILSREPLTGLSDDARAKALLGLVRRKGLNLLTWTPELRQWQARVALLRQLDLDKGGQSEWPDLGDEALLASLEDWLQPYLGKVSRLSHFTALDLPSLLRNLLPWPLPQRLEEQAPAHLAVPSGSNIRLDYSETPPILAVRLQELFGLADTPRIANGRQQVKLHLLSPARRPVQVTQDLANFWRTTYAEVKKDLKGRYPKHYWPDDPLVAEATARAKPRGT, from the coding sequence ATGATTTCATTACCGATCGATGCCGTCTTGCCCGCTTTGCGCCAAGCCCTGGAAAAACGTGACGAAGCCGTGCTCGAAGCACCGCCCGGCGCCGGCAAGACCACTCGCGTGCCGCTGGCGCTGCTGAACGAGCCGTGGCTGGCCGGGCAGACCATTCTCATGCTCGAACCGCGGCGCCTGGCGGCGCGGGCGGCGGCTGAACGGCTGGCCAGTGAGCTGGGTGAGCAGGTGGGTGAAACGGTGGGCTATCGCATCCGCCTGGACAGCAAGGTCGGGCCGAAAACCCGTATCGAAGTGGTGACCGAGGGCATCCTTACCCGGCGGCTGCAAAGCGACCCGGCGCTGGAGGGTGTGGGCTTGCTGATCTTCGACGAATTTCACGAACGCAGCCTGGATGCCGACCTGGCCCTGGCGCTAAGCCTCAATGGCCGCGAGCTGCTGCGTGACGACCCACCGCTGAAGATCATGCTGATGTCCGCAACCCTGGAAGGCGAGCGCCTGTCGCGGCTGCTGGACGGCGCTCCGGTGGTCAGCAGTGAGGGCCGCATGCACCCGGTGGACATCCGCTGGGGGCGGCCCTTCCAGCCGGGCGAGTTCATCGAGCCACGGGTAGTGGACAGCGTGCTGCAGGCACTGGCCGACCAAGCGGGCAGTGTGCTGGTGTTCTTGCCGGGCCAGGCCGAAATCCGCCGGGTCCACCAGAGCCTGCAGGAGGCACTGGGCGAGCGGCCGGAAATTCTGCTGTGCCCGTTGCACGGTGAACTCGACCTCAATGCCCAGCGCGCCGCCATCGACCCGGCGCCCAAGGGCCAGCGCAAGGTGGTGCTGGCGACTAACATCGCCGAGACCAGCCTGACCATCGACGGCGTGCGTGTGGTGATCGACGCAGGCCTGGCCCGGGTGCCGCGCTTCGACCCCGGCAGTGGCATGACCCGCCTGGACACTCAGCGTATCTCTCGTGCCAGTGCCACCCAGCGCGCTGGCCGCGCCGGCCGCTTGGAGCCGGGTGTGTGCTACCGGCTGTGGTCCGAGGCCCAGCATGACCAACTGGCTGCCCATGGCAGCGCCGAAATCCTCCAGGCCGACCTGGCCGGGCTGGCCCTGCAGCTCGCCCGCTGGGGCGTGGCACCGCATCATTTGCGCTGGCTGGACCAACCGCCCAGCGCGGCGTTTTCCCAGGCTCAGGACCTGCTGGCGCGGCTGGGTGCATTCAAACCGGGTAGCCGCGACACGCTCAGCGGTCACGGCCAGGCCATGGCCGAGCTGCCGGCTCACCCTCGCATCGCCCATTTGTTGCTGCGTGGCCAGAGCCTGGGTCTGGCTGCCATGGCCTGCGATGTGGCGGCGTTGCTCGGTGAGCGGGATATCCTGCGTGGCGGCGGTGCCGACCTGCACAGCCGGCTGGCTTTGGTCAGCGGCGAGAGCAAGGCCAACCGTGGCGGTCAAGGTGGCGTACAGCGCGCCCGGCAGCTTGCGCGTCAGTACCGTGGCCTGCTGCGCGGCAAGGCCGGGGCCGCCGTTGCCGACCCCAACCATCCGCGTTGGCTTGGCGCCTTGCTGGCGCTTGCCTATCCCGACCGGGTCGCGCAGCAGCGGCGAGAGGGGGGCGCCGAGTATCGCCTGGCCAATGGCCGTGCAGCCTTGTTCGGCGAGGTCGATGCCTTGATGAAACACCCCTGGTTGGTGATTGCCGACCTGGGCAGCCGCCAGGGCCAGCGCGAAGAGCGCATCTACCTGGCGGCAGAATTCGACCCTGCGCTGCTTGATGATGTGCTGGCCGAGCAGGTCGAGTGTGTCGATCTACTCGACTGGGACGAGCGCGAGCAAGTGCTGCGGGCCGAACGCCAAACCAAGGTCGGTGAGCTGATACTGAGCCGCGAGCCCTTGACTGGCCTGAGTGATGACGCCCGCGCCAAAGCGCTGCTGGGACTGGTACGCCGCAAAGGCCTGAACCTGCTGACATGGACCCCCGAGCTGCGCCAGTGGCAGGCACGGGTGGCGCTGTTACGCCAGCTGGACCTGGACAAGGGCGGGCAGAGCGAATGGCCCGACCTGGGTGACGAGGCGCTGCTTGCCAGCCTGGAAGACTGGTTGCAGCCTTACCTGGGCAAAGTGTCCCGCCTTAGCCACTTCACCGCGCTGGACCTGCCGTCGCTACTGCGTAACCTGCTGCCCTGGCCGCTACCGCAACGGCTGGAAGAGCAGGCCCCCGCGCATTTGGCCGTGCCGTCGGGCTCCAACATCCGGCTGGACTACAGCGAAACCCCGCCGATTCTCGCCGTGCGCCTGCAAGAACTGTTTGGCCTGGCCGACACCCCGCGCATCGCCAATGGCCGCCAGCAGGTCAAGTTGCACCTGCTGTCACCGGCACGCCGGCCGGTGCAGGTGACTCAGGACCTGGCCAATTTCTGGCGCACCACCTATGCCGAGGTGAAGAAAGACCTGAAAGGGCGGTACCCCAAGCACTACTGGCCGGATGACCCGCTGGTGGCCGAGGCCACCGCGCGGGCCAAGCCTAGAGGCACCTGA
- a CDS encoding YciC family protein, whose amino-acid sequence MNPLSVLRDSLYFFRRHLPSILQLCLPLVVLEALLTQLLYQQLGDQASPAYGMLVSLLFYPLYSAALILYLHTRSNGQDIGKRDLFARALQLWPQLALLILISSLLIMAGLALFIFPGVWIMINLVFAEYLLVLRGLPVVQAMRESARMTTGHFMRIMICVVAVLAPIWLIDGLLLMAFPEPSPGMELAMDSLSGFLQLFSTVVLYRLFTLLEGEAEA is encoded by the coding sequence ATGAATCCGCTGAGCGTTCTGCGCGACTCCCTGTACTTCTTCCGCCGCCACCTGCCGAGCATCCTCCAGCTGTGCCTGCCGCTGGTGGTACTGGAAGCCTTGCTCACCCAGTTGCTGTACCAGCAACTGGGCGACCAGGCATCGCCGGCCTACGGCATGCTGGTGAGCCTGCTGTTCTACCCGCTGTACAGCGCGGCACTGATTCTTTACCTGCACACCCGCAGCAATGGCCAGGACATCGGCAAGCGCGACCTGTTCGCCCGCGCCCTGCAGCTATGGCCGCAACTGGCCTTGCTGATCCTGATCAGCTCGCTGCTGATCATGGCCGGCCTGGCGCTGTTCATCTTCCCGGGGGTGTGGATCATGATCAACCTGGTGTTCGCCGAGTACCTGCTGGTGCTGCGCGGCCTGCCGGTAGTGCAGGCGATGCGCGAAAGCGCACGCATGACCACCGGGCACTTCATGCGCATCATGATCTGCGTGGTGGCGGTGCTGGCACCGATCTGGCTGATCGACGGGCTGCTGCTGATGGCCTTCCCCGAGCCATCACCCGGCATGGAGCTGGCCATGGACAGCCTCAGCGGCTTCCTTCAGCTGTTCAGCACCGTGGTGCTGTACCGCCTGTTCACGTTGCTGGAAGGTGAAGCCGAGGCGTAA